The proteins below come from a single Mucilaginibacter mali genomic window:
- a CDS encoding glycoside hydrolase family 18 yields MKFYQFLALCLLVIVAGCVKQTTPQAVDIQKPFTYSDQYYQNLRDYKKSDHEITYGWFADYSQTFSIGYHFIGLPDSLDICSLWGGIPSLRKNDPKDSVTSYNPVAYNEMIQVRTQKGVKMVVPVITRMQALKWTKLTDDGIKAYGDYLMGMVFDNDLDGLDCDYEPEGDWLQGDNFVKLIQYIGQSLGPKSKNPQKLLIVDFYSQAPPAAVEPYVNYFVRQSYNATSDATLQSQYNTVAAYCPTKKFIVTENIGDNWQNGGVAFTQANGNNKTKAGTQLYSLEGMARWEPATGRKGGWGGFYMQRDYNLDPPYKNFRRCIQIVNPSVK; encoded by the coding sequence ATGAAATTTTATCAATTTTTGGCCTTATGCCTGCTGGTGATCGTGGCAGGTTGCGTAAAGCAAACCACCCCACAGGCGGTGGACATACAAAAGCCATTTACTTATAGCGATCAGTATTATCAAAACCTGCGCGATTATAAAAAATCAGACCACGAGATCACCTATGGCTGGTTCGCCGATTACTCGCAGACCTTTTCCATCGGCTATCATTTCATCGGCTTACCCGATAGTTTGGATATCTGCAGCCTTTGGGGCGGTATCCCATCGCTACGGAAGAACGACCCTAAGGATTCGGTAACCAGCTATAACCCGGTAGCCTATAACGAAATGATCCAGGTGCGCACGCAAAAGGGCGTTAAAATGGTAGTGCCGGTAATTACCCGCATGCAGGCCCTTAAATGGACCAAGCTAACCGACGACGGCATTAAAGCCTACGGCGATTACCTGATGGGGATGGTATTTGACAACGACCTGGACGGCCTTGACTGCGATTACGAACCCGAGGGCGACTGGCTACAGGGCGATAACTTTGTTAAGCTGATCCAGTACATCGGCCAGTCTTTAGGGCCAAAATCAAAGAACCCGCAAAAATTGTTAATCGTCGATTTTTATTCGCAGGCCCCGCCGGCAGCTGTGGAGCCTTATGTAAATTACTTTGTAAGGCAATCGTACAATGCCACGTCTGATGCTACCCTGCAATCGCAGTATAACACCGTGGCAGCTTATTGCCCAACCAAAAAGTTCATCGTTACCGAAAACATCGGCGATAACTGGCAGAACGGCGGTGTGGCTTTTACCCAGGCTAACGGCAACAACAAAACCAAAGCAGGAACGCAATTATACTCGCTGGAGGGCATGGCCCGCTGGGAGCCGGCCACAGGCCGTAAAGGCGGCTGGGGTGGTTTTTATATGCAAAGGGATTATAACCTCGATCCGCCTTACAAGAATTTCAGGCGCTGCATCCAGATCGTGAACCCATCGGTTAAATAA
- a CDS encoding RagB/SusD family nutrient uptake outer membrane protein — MRTKKYFTLNKRLPGMALLAMLILVTSCTKKFNEYNTNQYQATSAMLDEDNLSTGTFFVQMEKNVFPIAQQPSFGDEIYQEVQNLAGDVYSGYMGASNNWFSGANNTTYALIPDWYNQGFNRGFVGIMPAWNAIKKAAATVNPPAYAVATIVKVEGMHRVTDMYGPLPYINFGNGALQNKYDAQKDIYYKFFDELDGAIATLTDFNSKNPSATVMATYDFIYGGNVVKWIKFANSLKLRLAMRLAYADPTKAQSVAESAVSHPIGVMTDASDIAQLQHTSNLVYNHPLYIITYNFTDIKMGATMETYLNGYKDPRISKYFMTATDGLYHGVRNGITITNKADYANGPFSAINVAATTPIVWFNPAEAYFLRAEGALRGWAMGSDAKTLYETGVRTSYTVAGVTTAADTYLADATSVQAAYTDSKNAGNSVASNSTLLSKITIKYDATATMETNLERIITQKYLAMFPDGQEAWSEFRRTGYPKVFPVVVNSSGGVISSTTQIRRLPFPSTEYQNNSAGVAGAITQLGGADNGNTKLWWDKK, encoded by the coding sequence ATGAGAACGAAAAAATATTTTACACTCAACAAGCGGTTGCCAGGGATGGCGCTTCTTGCCATGCTGATACTGGTAACAAGTTGTACAAAAAAATTTAACGAGTATAATACAAATCAATACCAGGCAACATCCGCCATGCTGGATGAGGACAACCTTTCTACAGGTACCTTTTTTGTACAGATGGAAAAAAATGTATTCCCCATTGCCCAGCAACCGTCATTTGGCGATGAGATTTACCAGGAGGTGCAAAACCTGGCCGGTGATGTTTACTCGGGTTATATGGGTGCCAGCAACAACTGGTTTTCAGGCGCCAACAATACCACATATGCACTGATCCCTGATTGGTATAACCAGGGTTTTAACCGCGGTTTTGTAGGTATAATGCCTGCATGGAATGCCATTAAAAAAGCAGCCGCTACAGTCAATCCGCCGGCTTATGCCGTGGCTACCATTGTTAAGGTAGAGGGCATGCACCGCGTTACCGATATGTACGGGCCGCTGCCTTACATTAACTTTGGCAACGGCGCGCTGCAAAACAAATACGATGCGCAAAAGGACATCTACTACAAGTTTTTTGATGAACTGGATGGCGCGATAGCAACCCTTACCGATTTTAACAGTAAGAACCCCAGCGCAACCGTAATGGCTACTTACGATTTTATTTACGGCGGCAACGTGGTAAAATGGATCAAGTTTGCCAACTCGCTGAAACTACGTTTAGCCATGCGCCTGGCTTATGCCGACCCAACCAAAGCGCAATCGGTAGCCGAATCGGCAGTGAGCCACCCGATTGGGGTAATGACCGATGCATCAGATATCGCGCAGCTGCAACATACCAGTAATTTGGTGTATAACCACCCGCTGTATATCATCACCTATAATTTTACCGATATAAAGATGGGCGCAACAATGGAAACCTACCTGAATGGTTATAAAGACCCGCGCATCTCTAAGTATTTTATGACAGCGACGGATGGTTTGTACCACGGTGTACGTAACGGCATCACCATTACTAATAAAGCCGATTATGCCAACGGGCCGTTCTCGGCTATTAACGTAGCGGCCACAACGCCTATCGTTTGGTTTAACCCTGCCGAAGCTTACTTCCTGCGTGCCGAGGGCGCTTTGCGTGGCTGGGCCATGGGCAGCGATGCGAAGACGCTTTACGAAACCGGTGTTCGTACCTCATACACCGTAGCCGGCGTAACTACTGCGGCCGATACTTACCTGGCAGATGCGACCAGCGTGCAGGCGGCCTATACCGACTCTAAAAACGCCGGCAACAGCGTGGCCAGCAATAGCACGCTGTTGAGCAAGATCACCATTAAGTACGATGCTACCGCCACAATGGAAACCAATCTGGAGCGTATCATCACCCAAAAATATTTGGCGATGTTCCCCGACGGGCAGGAAGCATGGAGCGAATTTAGGCGCACCGGCTACCCTAAGGTTTTCCCGGTAGTGGTGAATAGCAGCGGTGGCGTGATCAGCAGTACTACGCAGATCCGTCGCCTACCGTTCCCAAGTACCGAATACCAGAACAACTCGGCAGGTGTGGCCGGTGCCATCACCCAACTGGGCGGTGCGGATAACGGCAACACCAAATTATGGTGGGATAAGAAATAA